In one Drosophila albomicans strain 15112-1751.03 chromosome X, ASM965048v2, whole genome shotgun sequence genomic region, the following are encoded:
- the LOC117575397 gene encoding uncharacterized protein LOC117575397 — MQNIRNLKDPTKDGMVKELLLYICTWLLLFCCIATLPAMAAAATEPKITCTDHDTKITCDCHNTELAMVLPQINGAVYHIEVRNCRDLTVEPNALERTESLRKISFHHVDRLVLQKHALSLSRYTSNKALIVEFEDVNFELIDSHAISGNIEEISFVGGRIEQMQPFGFTTTKDSAILLKLDGVTIHRIESQAFKKFAVEQMIIANCKFVANVPTRAFYELEVLNELSMRNNQFQEVHSHAFTFKLIFKLSLSDNSFVAVDGEWLEAQIRDAITLRGNKFGATSEIAFRSLKVHRDYQLSERLELRFHNNTVHSLLPTAAAMPAAVGDVASVEAPPQPLRFDERFALSIRQLCYENVWSCDQLDTSQEPAVPRVEFFRLYSDQLLFTRAAAATSPPDVAAPQQFVPLRQVIVEQCQPSSYVAYIVIGSVLLALLIVFLLLLLWCLVARRRRRRKLDVVQPEARTYKETQIVYQIENAGLLKTDL, encoded by the exons atgcaaaacatacGAAACCTTAAAGATCCCACCAAGGATGGGATGGTGAAGGAGTTGCTGCTCTACATCTGCACCTGGCTGCTGCTCTTCTGCTGCATCGCAACGTTGCCAgcgatggcagcagcagccacagagCCAAAGATCACCTGCACCGATCACGACACAAAGATCACCTGTGATTGCCACAACACTGAGCTG GCCATGGTGTTGCCACAAATCAATGGCGCCGTTTATCACATCGAGGTGCGCAATTGTCGTGACCTCACCGTCGAACCAAACGCCTTGGAACGCACCGAGAGTCTGCGCAAGATCAGTTTCCATCATGTGGATCGTCTGGTGCTGCAGAAACATGCCCTCAGCTTGTCTCGGTATACGAGCAACAAGGCTTTGATCGTTGAGTTCGAGGACGTCAACTTTGAGTTGATCGATTCGCATGCCATCAGTGGCAACATCGAGGAGATCTCATTCGTCGGTGGTCGCATCGAGCAGATGCAACCCTTTGGGTTCACCACCACCAAAGACAGTGCCATATTGCTCAAACTGGATGGTGTAACCATTCATCGCATAGAAAGTCAG GCTTTCAAAAAGTTTGCCGTGGAGCAAATGATCATTGCCAATTGCAAATTCGTGGCAAATGTGCCGACACGCGCCTTCTACGAGCTGGAAGTGCTCAACGAGCTGAGCATGCGCAACAATCAGTTCCAGGAAGTGCACTCGCATGCCTTCACCTTCAAGC TCATCTTCAAGCTGAGCTTGAGCGACAATAGCTTCGTTGCCGTGGACGGCGAGTGGCTGGAGGCACAAATTCGTGATGCAATCACATTGCGTGGCAATAAATTCGGAGCCACAAGTGAGATTGCGTTTCGCAGCCTGAAAGTGCATCGCGATTATCAGCTGAGCGAGCGACTCGAGTTGCGGTTCCACAACAATACGGTGCACAGTCTGCTgcccacagcagcagcgatgccAGCGGCCGTAGGCGATGTGGCAAGCGTTGAGGCGCCACCGCAACCGTTGCGCTTCGACGAACGCTTTGCGCTCAGCATTCGCCAGTTGTGCTACGAGAATGTGTGGAGTTGCGATCAGTTGGACACGAGTCAAGAGCCAGCGGTGCCGCGTGTCGAATTCTTTCGCCTCTACTCCGACCAGTTGCTCTTCactcgagcagcagcagcaacctcGCCACCGGATGTTGCCGCACCACAACAATTTGTGCCATTGCGTCAGGTGATCGTCGAGCAGTGTCAGCCGAGCAGCTACGTTGCCTACATTGTCATCGGCAGTGTTCTGCTCGCACTGCTCATCGTGTTCCTTCTTCTGTTGCTCTGGTGTCTGGTGGCACGTCGACGACGGCGCCGCAAACTGGATGTGGTGCAGCCCGAGGCGCGCACCTACAAGGAGACGCAGATTGTATACCAAATCGAGAACGCTGGCCTGCTCAAGACTGATCTGTAG
- the LOC117575387 gene encoding uncharacterized protein LOC117575387, whose product MWRFLKCLLWLLVVTKAAAQNNDAEPENICRHCFCQGITVFCNFAHNHTLSNVWNSTYKVPSNIAAMEVQLMKDTQFQLQGGLFRTNRVNRFVVKGAIEDTDQVELSHNAFRNNLAGLPDIQIIGVGHVFVREQAFTGGEIKLTVENSGQLTLYPSAFVNMNMSCNFTKIKSLDIREKAFHPSTNRSTQANVNLHIQQSNIDHINSFDVSMNKIVYVDCTIGVIQRSAFNVTNVKELSFENCNIRRIEAFAFTERLHSEHISITGSQIGTIESEAISGSGISNFTLRQNVIETIKESAIQVYSVYIFIERNTITNLGINWLRIPRGEMVAIEENRFASFAPIQLEQSNRINCSFANNRLGDPQPGSLNFSNCEMRAMTVDRFCDRNCGDNQQWLATLTEHDISSEMYCQLSPSLIKCFNASTVHLRRYEHEACGNDNDRKLQCVDGSKLEWYNGGYVTKEEREQQQRGTTNTRIISISLAIIGGIAAIIFLVAFVWMKCRKQRQQQMCHFSSEEREVLMHDGCRELRSYYQKLTSNKLTSEQCVNIINQVTSQHFERITLSANQVLDRHMQTMHAKCDMGASALLTLPSAPSDYSGGDEHDERVDSENIYTEVPDYSSPQDLLDTQDNFYSEPNHFVGDGHANDMPPPAYAPPFQQPPPPSMHRQHPHHPTHHYQLPSTSSSSSSQRRGHEQLPDVLQPSTDNCGAIYAQPVLRLTPNSAPINVSPASKSAALPHGAKNTQQSHVRELRQNLEAMPQFHPNQLTSSRTQNQLQSRFASTPRRQHPSGNASSGNTLNRSYECLDGAASMAAMELMDMRGATALPPDSGSDHSGGSDETVKIDDVIEYADAENCAMLAGKAATRSATATQTSK is encoded by the exons CTATCGAACGTATGGAACAGCACGTATAAGGTGCCATCGAACATCGCCGCCATGGAAGTGCAGCTGATGAAAGACACACAATTCCAGCTGCAAGGCGGTCTCTTTCGCACCAATCGTGTCAATCGGTTTGTGGTGAAGGGCGCCATTGAGGACACTGATCAGGTGGAGTTGTCCCACAATGCGTTTCGCAACAACCTCGCCGGCTTGCCGGACATTCAGATAATCGGTGTGGGCCACGTCTTTGTGCGCGAACAAGCCTTCACAG GTGGCGAGATCAAACTAACTGTGGAGAACAGCGGACAGCTCACTTTGTACCCGAGTGCCTTTGTCAACATGAATATGTCGTGCAATTTTACGAAAATCAAGAGCCTGGATATCAGGGAGAAAGCTTTCCATCCCAGCACAAATCGCAGCACGCAGGCCAATGTAAAT ctGCATATTCAGCAATCGAACATTGATCACATCAATAGTTTCGACGTCTCGATGAATAAAATTGTGTATGTCGATTGCACCATTGGAGTTATTCAGCGCAGCGCCTTTAATGTGACCAATGTCAAGGAACTATCCTTTGAGAACTGCAACATCCGAAGGATCGAGGCATTCGCTTTCACCGAAAGATTGCACAGCGAGCATATATCGATCACCGGCTCACAAATCGGCACCATCGAGAGTGAAGCGATCAGCGGCAGTGGCATTTCAAACTTTACACTCAGGCAGAATGT TATCGAAACGATCAAGGAGTCGGCCATTCAGGTGTACAGCGTATACATCTTCATCGAGCGCAATACGATCACGAATCTGGGCATCAACTGGCTGCGCATTCCGCGTGGCGAGATGGTGGCCATCGAGGAGAATCGCTTTGCCAGCTTTGCGCCCATTCAGCTGGAGCAATCGAATCGCATCAACTGCAGTTTCGCCAACAATCGCCTCGGCGATCCGCAGCCGGGCAGCCTCAACTTCAGCAACTGTGAGATGCGTGCCATGACCGTCGATCGTTTCTGCGATCGCAACTGTGGCGACAATCAACAGTGGCTGGCCACACTCACCGAGCACGATATCAGCTCCGAGATGTATTGCCAGCTGTCGCCAAGTTTGATCAAATGCTTCAATGCCAGCACGGTGCATTTGCGTCGCTACGAGCACGAGGCAtgtggcaacgacaacgatcgCAAGCTGCAGTGCGTCGATGGCAGCAAACTGGAGTGGTACAACGGTGGCTATGTGACCAAGGAGGAGcgcgaacagcaacagcgaggCACCACCAACACCAGAATCATTTCCATTAGCCTCGCCATTATCGGCGGCATCGCCGCGATCATCTTCTTGGTGGCGTTCGTTTGGATGAAGTGCCgaaagcagcggcaacagcagatGTGTCACTTCAGCTCTGAGGAGCGTGAGGTGCTGATGCACGATGGGTGTCGCGAACTGAGGAGCTATTATCAGAAGTTGACCAGCAACAAGCTGACGAGCGAACAGTGCGTTAACATCATCAATCAGGTGACCAGTCAGCACTTCGAACGCATCACGCTCTCGGCCAATCAGGTGCTCGATCGCCACATGCAAACGATGCATGCCAAATGCGATATGGGCGCCAGCGCCTTGCTGACCCTTCCCAGTGCGCCCAGCGATTACAGTGGTGGCGATGAGCACGACGAGCGTGTGGATAGCGAGAACATTTACACCGAGGTCCCGGACTATTCATCGCCACAGGATTTGCTCGATACTCAGGATAATTTCTACTCGGAGCCGAATCATTTTGTTGGTG ATGGCCATGCAAATGATATGCCACCGCCCGCCTATGCACCGCCATTCCAGCAACCGCCACCGCCCTCGATGCATCGCCAGCATCCACATCATCCCACACATCATTATCAACTGCCGtccacaagcagcagcagcagcagccagagacGCGGCCACGAGCAGCTGCCCGATGTGCTGCAGCCATCGACTGACAATTGTGGTGCTATCTATGCCCAGCCCGTGTTGCGCTTGACGCCCAACTCGGCGCCCATCAACGTATCTCCCGCTTCAAAATCCGCAGCGTTGCCACACGGCGCGAAGAACACTCAACAAAGTCATGTGCGCGAACTGCGTCAGAATCTGGAGGCGATGCCACAATTCCATCCCAATCAACTGACCTCGAGTCGCACACAAAACCAGCTGCAATCGCGTTTCGCCAGCACGCCGCGTCGCCAGCATCCCAGTGGCAACGCCAGCAGTGGCAACACCCTCAACAGAAGCTACGAGTGTCTCGACGGTGCGGCCAGCATGGCTGCCATGGAACTGATGGATATGCGAGGAGCGACTGCCTTGCCACCGGACTCGGGCTCTGATCATTCCGGTGGCAGCGATGAGACTGTTAAAATCGATGACGTCATCGAGTATGCTGACGCCGAGAACTGTGCGATGCTAGCCGGCAAAGCAGCGACGCGttcagcgacagcgacacaaacatcgaaataa